A genomic stretch from Gorilla gorilla gorilla isolate KB3781 chromosome 20, NHGRI_mGorGor1-v2.1_pri, whole genome shotgun sequence includes:
- the LOC115932619 gene encoding zinc finger and SCAN domain-containing protein 5C isoform X2: MAANCTPSWGQRESCNSPGSEPPRSMPSPATQLGNHDSDPETCHVNFRMFSCPKESDPIQALRKLTELCHLWLRPDLHTKEQILDMLVMEQFMISMPQELQVLVMMNGVQSCKDLEDLLRNNRRPKKWSVVNLLGKEYLMQESDVEMAEAPVSVRDDTRDVSSQRTSSVNQMCPGEGQASRELQTLPRVPALSRRQEEDFLLPEAIVMKGDPKALRPKLTLENDLEEDREENPGLTSPEPQLPNSPTDLVRAKEGKEPQKIASVENVDADTPSACVVEREASTHSENRGDALNLRGLKRSKPNATSISQEEPQGGATPVGNRESPGQAEINPVHSPGPAGPVSHPNGQEVKELLPFACEVCGKRFKYRGKLAVHTRSHTGERLFQCNLCGKRFMQRIGLQFHQRTHTGEKPYTCDVCQKQFTQKSYLKCHKRSHTGEKPFECKDCKKVFTYKANLKEHQRIHSGEKPHKCSKCPRAFGRPATLRRHQKTHREATSQ; the protein is encoded by the exons ATGGCTGCAAATTGCACACCCTCATGGGGTCAGAGAGAATCCTGCAACAGCCCTGGGTCAGAGCCACCACGGTCCATGCCATCCCCAGCAACTCAGCTTGGAAATCATGACAGTGATCCTGAGACTTGTCATGTGAACTTCAGGATGTTCAGCTGCCCGAAGGAGTCGGACCCCATCCAGGCTCTGAGGAAACTCACTGAGCTGTGCCATCTGTGGCTGAGGCCCGACCTCCACACCAAAGAGCAGATCCTGGACATGCTGGTGATGGAGCAGTTCATGATCTCCATGCCCCAGGAGCTCCAGGTCTTAGTCATGATGAACGGTGTGCAGAGCTGCAAAGACCTGGAGGACCTGCTACGAAATAACAGAAGACCCAAGAAATGG TCTGTAGTCAACTTGCTCGGCAAGGAATATCTTATGCAGGAATCAGATGTGGAGATGGCTGAAGCCCCCGTCAGTGTCAGAGATGATACGAGAGACGTGTCCAGCCAGCGGACCTCCTCTGTGAACCAGATGTGTCCGGGGGAAGGCCAGGCCAGCCGAGAGCTGCAGACCCTGCCCAGGGTCCCTGCATTGTCCAGGAGGCAG GAAGAGGACTTCCTGCTGCCGGAGGCTATTGTCATGAAAGGTGACCCAAAGGCTCTGAGACCCAAGCTGACCTTGGAGAACGACCTGGAGGAAGACAGGGAGGAGAACCCAGGACTGACATCCCCAGAGCCTCAGCTTCCAAACAGTCCCA CAGATCTGGTGAGAGCAAAGGAGGGGAAGGAACCCCAAAAAATAGCCTCTGTGGAAAATGTGGATGCTGACACACCTTCTGCCTGCGTTGTGGAGAGAGAAGCTTCAACTCACAGCGAGAACAGAGGAGACGCTCTGAATCTGAGAGGTCTCAAAAGAAGCAAACCAAACGCCACCTCCATTTCCCAAGAAGAGCCTCAAGGAGGAGCCACACCTGTGGGCAACAGAGAATCCCCGGGACAAGCTGAGATCAATCCAGTTCATTCCCCAGGCCCTGCGGGCCCAGTCAGTCACCCCAATGGCCAAGAAGTCAAGGAACTGCTGCCCTTTGCATGTGAGGTGTGCGGCAAGAGGTTTAAGTATCGCGGCAAGTTAGCCGTCCACACGAGATCACACACAGGAGAGAGACTCTTTCAGTGTAATCTCTGCGGGAAGCGCTTCATGCAGCGCATAGGCCTGCAATTTCACCAGCGAACCCACACTGGCGAGAAGCCCTACACGTGTGACGTCTGCCAGAAGCAGTTCACCCAGAAGTCCTACTTGAAGTGTCACAAGAGAAGCCACACAGGGGAGAAGCCCTTCGAATGTAAAGACTGCAAGAAAGTTTTCACCTACAAGGCGAATCTGAAGGAGCACCAGCGCATCCACTCCGGAGAGAAACCCCACAAATGTTCAAAGTGTCCAAGAGCCTTCGGTCGGCCGGCGACCTTAAGACGCCACCAGAAAACACATCGAGAAGCCACTTCACAGTGA
- the LOC115931590 gene encoding zinc finger and SCAN domain-containing protein 5A isoform X2 — MAANCTSSWRVGESCNRPGLELPRSMASSETQLGNHDVDPEISHVNFRMFSCPKESDPIQALRKLTELCHLWLRPDLHTKEQILDMLVMEQFMISMPQELQVLVMMNGVQSCKDLEDLLRNNRRPKKWSVVTFHGKEYIVQDSDIEMAEAPSSVRDDLKDVSSQRASSGNQMHPGEGQASRELQILPRVPALSRRQGEDFLLHKSIDVTGDPKSPRPKQTLEKDLKENREENPGLTSPEPQLPKSPSVVGAKEGKEPPKIASVENVDADTPSACVVEREALTHSGNRGDALNLRGPKRSKPDASSISQEEPQGEATPVGNRESPGQAGMNSIHSSGPASPVSHPDSQEAKALPPFACDVCEKRFTCNSKLVIHKRSHTGERLFQCNLCGKRFMQLISLQFHQRTHTGERSYTCDVCQKQFTQKSYLKCHKRSHTGEKPFECKDCKKVFTYRGSLKEHQRIHSGEKPYKCSKCPRAFSWLKLLRRHQKTHPEATSQ; from the exons ATGGCTGCAAATTGCACATCCTCATGGCGTGTAGGAGAATCCTGCAACAGACCTGGGTTGGAGCTGCCACGGTCTATGGCATCCTCAGAAACTCAACTTGGAAATCATGACGTGGACCCTGAGATTTCTCACGTGAACTTCAGGATGTTCAGCTGCCCGAAGGAGTCGGACCCCATCCAGGCTCTGAGGAAACTCACTGAGCTGTGCCATCTGTGGCTGAGGCCCGACCTCCACACCAAAGAGCAGATCCTGGACATGCTGGTGATGGAGCAGTTCATGATCTCCATGCCCCAGGAGCTCCAGGTCTTAGTCATGATGAACGGTGTGCAGAGCTGCAAAGACCTGGAGGACCTGCTACGAAATAACAGAAGACCCAAGAAATGG TCTGTGGTCACCTTCCACGGAAAGGAATATATTGTGCAGGACTCAGATATCGAGATGGCTGAAGCCCCCTCCAGTGTCAGAGATGATCTGAAAGACGTGTCCAGCCAACGGGCCTCCTCGGGGAACCAGATGCATCCGGGGGAAGGCCAGGCCAGCCGAGAGCTGCAGATCCTGCCCAGGGTCCCTGCATTGTCCAGGAGGCAG GGAGAGGACTTTCTGCTACACAAGAGTATTGACGTAACAGGTGACCCAAAGTCTCCGAGACCCAAGCAGACCTTGGAGAAAGATCTGAAGGAAAACAGGGAAGAGAACCCAGGACTGACATCCCCagagcctcagcttccaaagAGTCCCA GTGTGGTGGGAGCAAAGGAGGGGAAGGAACCCCCAAAAATAGCCTCTGTGGAAAATGTGGATGCTGACACACCTTCTGCCTGCGTTGTGGAGAGAGAAGCTTTGACTCACAGCGGGAACAGAGGAGACGCTCTGAATCTGAGAGGTCCCAAAAGAAGCAAACCAGATGCCTCCTCCATTTCCCAAGAAGAGCCTCAAGGAGAAGCCACACCTGTGGGCAACAGAGAATCCCCGGGACAAGCTGGGATGAATTCAATTCATTCCTCAGGCCCTGCGAGCCCAGTCAGTCACCCGGATAGCCAAGAAGCCAAGGCACTGCCGCCCTTTGCATGTGACGTGTGCGAGAAGAGGTTTACGTGTAATTCCAAGCTAGTCATCCACAAGAGATCACACACAGGCGAGAGACTCTTTCAATGTAATCTCTGTGGGAAGCGCTTCATGCAGCTTATTAGCCTCCAATTTCACCAGCGAACCCACACTGGCGAGAGGTCCTACACGTGTGACGTCTGCCAGAAGCAGTTCACCCAGAAGTCCTACTTGAAGTGTCACAAGAGAAGTCACACAGGGGAGAAGCCCTTTGAATGTAAAGACTGCAAGAAAGTTTTCACCTACAGGGGGAGCCTGAAGGAGCACCAGCGCATCCACTccggagagaaaccctacaaatgttcTAAGTGTCCAAGAGCCTTCAGTTGGCTGAAATTGTTAAGACGCCACCAGAAAACACATCCAGAAGCTACTTCTCAGTGA
- the LOC115932619 gene encoding zinc finger and SCAN domain-containing protein 5C isoform X1, giving the protein MAANCTPSWGQRESCNSPGSEPPRSMPSPATQLGNHDSDPETCHVNFRMFSCPKESDPIQALRKLTELCHLWLRPDLHTKEQILDMLVMEQFMISMPQELQVLVMMNGVQSCKDLEDLLRNNRRPKKWSVVNLLGKEYLMQESDVEMAEAPVSVRDDTRDVSSQRTSSVNQMCPGEGQASRELQTLPRVPALSRRQEEDFLLPEAIVMKGDPKALRPKLTLENDLEEDREENPGLTSPEPQLPNSPNLVRAKEGKEPQKIASVENVDADTPSACVVEREASTHSENRGDALNLRGLKRSKPNATSISQEEPQGGATPVGNRESPGQAEINPVHSPGPAGPVSHPNGQEVKELLPFACEVCGKRFKYRGKLAVHTRSHTGERLFQCNLCGKRFMQRIGLQFHQRTHTGEKPYTCDVCQKQFTQKSYLKCHKRSHTGEKPFECKDCKKVFTYKANLKEHQRIHSGEKPHKCSKCPRAFGRPATLRRHQKTHREATSQ; this is encoded by the exons ATGGCTGCAAATTGCACACCCTCATGGGGTCAGAGAGAATCCTGCAACAGCCCTGGGTCAGAGCCACCACGGTCCATGCCATCCCCAGCAACTCAGCTTGGAAATCATGACAGTGATCCTGAGACTTGTCATGTGAACTTCAGGATGTTCAGCTGCCCGAAGGAGTCGGACCCCATCCAGGCTCTGAGGAAACTCACTGAGCTGTGCCATCTGTGGCTGAGGCCCGACCTCCACACCAAAGAGCAGATCCTGGACATGCTGGTGATGGAGCAGTTCATGATCTCCATGCCCCAGGAGCTCCAGGTCTTAGTCATGATGAACGGTGTGCAGAGCTGCAAAGACCTGGAGGACCTGCTACGAAATAACAGAAGACCCAAGAAATGG TCTGTAGTCAACTTGCTCGGCAAGGAATATCTTATGCAGGAATCAGATGTGGAGATGGCTGAAGCCCCCGTCAGTGTCAGAGATGATACGAGAGACGTGTCCAGCCAGCGGACCTCCTCTGTGAACCAGATGTGTCCGGGGGAAGGCCAGGCCAGCCGAGAGCTGCAGACCCTGCCCAGGGTCCCTGCATTGTCCAGGAGGCAG GAAGAGGACTTCCTGCTGCCGGAGGCTATTGTCATGAAAGGTGACCCAAAGGCTCTGAGACCCAAGCTGACCTTGGAGAACGACCTGGAGGAAGACAGGGAGGAGAACCCAGGACTGACATCCCCAGAGCCTCAGCTTCCAAACAGTCCCA ATCTGGTGAGAGCAAAGGAGGGGAAGGAACCCCAAAAAATAGCCTCTGTGGAAAATGTGGATGCTGACACACCTTCTGCCTGCGTTGTGGAGAGAGAAGCTTCAACTCACAGCGAGAACAGAGGAGACGCTCTGAATCTGAGAGGTCTCAAAAGAAGCAAACCAAACGCCACCTCCATTTCCCAAGAAGAGCCTCAAGGAGGAGCCACACCTGTGGGCAACAGAGAATCCCCGGGACAAGCTGAGATCAATCCAGTTCATTCCCCAGGCCCTGCGGGCCCAGTCAGTCACCCCAATGGCCAAGAAGTCAAGGAACTGCTGCCCTTTGCATGTGAGGTGTGCGGCAAGAGGTTTAAGTATCGCGGCAAGTTAGCCGTCCACACGAGATCACACACAGGAGAGAGACTCTTTCAGTGTAATCTCTGCGGGAAGCGCTTCATGCAGCGCATAGGCCTGCAATTTCACCAGCGAACCCACACTGGCGAGAAGCCCTACACGTGTGACGTCTGCCAGAAGCAGTTCACCCAGAAGTCCTACTTGAAGTGTCACAAGAGAAGCCACACAGGGGAGAAGCCCTTCGAATGTAAAGACTGCAAGAAAGTTTTCACCTACAAGGCGAATCTGAAGGAGCACCAGCGCATCCACTCCGGAGAGAAACCCCACAAATGTTCAAAGTGTCCAAGAGCCTTCGGTCGGCCGGCGACCTTAAGACGCCACCAGAAAACACATCGAGAAGCCACTTCACAGTGA
- the LOC115931590 gene encoding zinc finger and SCAN domain-containing protein 5A isoform X1, which produces MAANCTSSWRVGESCNRPGLELPRSMASSETQLGNHDVDPEISHVNFRMFSCPKESDPIQALRKLTELCHLWLRPDLHTKEQILDMLVMEQFMISMPQELQVLVMMNGVQSCKDLEDLLRNNRRPKKWSVVTFHGKEYIVQDSDIEMAEAPSSVRDDLKDVSSQRASSGNQMHPGEGQASRELQILPRVPALSRRQGEDFLLHKSIDVTGDPKSPRPKQTLEKDLKENREENPGLTSPEPQLPKSPTGVVGAKEGKEPPKIASVENVDADTPSACVVEREALTHSGNRGDALNLRGPKRSKPDASSISQEEPQGEATPVGNRESPGQAGMNSIHSSGPASPVSHPDSQEAKALPPFACDVCEKRFTCNSKLVIHKRSHTGERLFQCNLCGKRFMQLISLQFHQRTHTGERSYTCDVCQKQFTQKSYLKCHKRSHTGEKPFECKDCKKVFTYRGSLKEHQRIHSGEKPYKCSKCPRAFSWLKLLRRHQKTHPEATSQ; this is translated from the exons ATGGCTGCAAATTGCACATCCTCATGGCGTGTAGGAGAATCCTGCAACAGACCTGGGTTGGAGCTGCCACGGTCTATGGCATCCTCAGAAACTCAACTTGGAAATCATGACGTGGACCCTGAGATTTCTCACGTGAACTTCAGGATGTTCAGCTGCCCGAAGGAGTCGGACCCCATCCAGGCTCTGAGGAAACTCACTGAGCTGTGCCATCTGTGGCTGAGGCCCGACCTCCACACCAAAGAGCAGATCCTGGACATGCTGGTGATGGAGCAGTTCATGATCTCCATGCCCCAGGAGCTCCAGGTCTTAGTCATGATGAACGGTGTGCAGAGCTGCAAAGACCTGGAGGACCTGCTACGAAATAACAGAAGACCCAAGAAATGG TCTGTGGTCACCTTCCACGGAAAGGAATATATTGTGCAGGACTCAGATATCGAGATGGCTGAAGCCCCCTCCAGTGTCAGAGATGATCTGAAAGACGTGTCCAGCCAACGGGCCTCCTCGGGGAACCAGATGCATCCGGGGGAAGGCCAGGCCAGCCGAGAGCTGCAGATCCTGCCCAGGGTCCCTGCATTGTCCAGGAGGCAG GGAGAGGACTTTCTGCTACACAAGAGTATTGACGTAACAGGTGACCCAAAGTCTCCGAGACCCAAGCAGACCTTGGAGAAAGATCTGAAGGAAAACAGGGAAGAGAACCCAGGACTGACATCCCCagagcctcagcttccaaagAGTCCCA CAGGTGTGGTGGGAGCAAAGGAGGGGAAGGAACCCCCAAAAATAGCCTCTGTGGAAAATGTGGATGCTGACACACCTTCTGCCTGCGTTGTGGAGAGAGAAGCTTTGACTCACAGCGGGAACAGAGGAGACGCTCTGAATCTGAGAGGTCCCAAAAGAAGCAAACCAGATGCCTCCTCCATTTCCCAAGAAGAGCCTCAAGGAGAAGCCACACCTGTGGGCAACAGAGAATCCCCGGGACAAGCTGGGATGAATTCAATTCATTCCTCAGGCCCTGCGAGCCCAGTCAGTCACCCGGATAGCCAAGAAGCCAAGGCACTGCCGCCCTTTGCATGTGACGTGTGCGAGAAGAGGTTTACGTGTAATTCCAAGCTAGTCATCCACAAGAGATCACACACAGGCGAGAGACTCTTTCAATGTAATCTCTGTGGGAAGCGCTTCATGCAGCTTATTAGCCTCCAATTTCACCAGCGAACCCACACTGGCGAGAGGTCCTACACGTGTGACGTCTGCCAGAAGCAGTTCACCCAGAAGTCCTACTTGAAGTGTCACAAGAGAAGTCACACAGGGGAGAAGCCCTTTGAATGTAAAGACTGCAAGAAAGTTTTCACCTACAGGGGGAGCCTGAAGGAGCACCAGCGCATCCACTccggagagaaaccctacaaatgttcTAAGTGTCCAAGAGCCTTCAGTTGGCTGAAATTGTTAAGACGCCACCAGAAAACACATCCAGAAGCTACTTCTCAGTGA